The genomic stretch CTGGACGAGCGCCGGCCCTCCCGCGGGACGCGCCCGCCGCTCAAGCAAGAATCAGGATTCCTCGTCATCGACGAGGTGACCATTCCGCACATCGCGGCCCGGCAAGCCGAGAAGAAGCGCCAGGAAGACGCCGCGCGGGCTCGTGCCGTCGCAGGGGCCGCCGAGGCTGCTAAGGGCCGCGAGGCCGACGGCGACGACGCCGGAGAGTTCGCGTCGCCGCCCCACGCCGAGGGCAAGCCCTTCGTGAGCACGATGTCGCGGAATCGCGGCGTCTCGCTCATGAAGTTCTGGATCGACCGCCGCTCCTCGCACCATCATTAGGTCTCAGCCCAGACCTAAGCAGAGGTGAAGATCCTGCTAAACGTGACAGAGATCACGCAAGCATGCCTCTTTGACATCGGATAAAAGCGGTATGAGGCGGGAGAAAATCGAGGTCGTTTCGGTCCGGGAAGATCAGCAGATCCCCGGCGATCGGCGCAAGGCGCCGCGCGCGTCCTGCGAGTACACCGCCGAGTTCGTGGATCCCGGTACCGGCCTGACGGTTCGCGGCACGGTCCTCGACATCTCCCAGTGCGGCATGCGCGTCCGGACCATGGGCCCGGTGCGCCTGCGCGAGACCGAGAACCTGCGCTTCTACGTCTGGGTCAACGGTTCGCTCCTCAAGCTGAGCGGATCGATCGCCCGCCAGACTCTAGAAGGCCATCTGGGCGTCGAGTTCAAGATTGCCGGCGACAGCCTCAAGGATCGCGTGCAGCACACCGTTCGCGAGGCCGCCCACCGCAACCTCAAGATGGAACTGCGCTCGACCTTCGTCGAGGACATTCCGCAGCCCGAAGAGCCCACGCGCCGTACGGTCGCTCGCTCCTACATGCGAGGCGGGGCGGGCATCCACGAGAGCTATGCGGCCGCAAAGGCCCTCGAGCAGTCGGTCGCCCGGAAGTGGATCGACCGGCGGATCGCCTCCCACCTCAACGACTGACCGGAGCTGGCACGCGGGCGAATCCGGGGCTACGATCGGCGCATGCCTGAGCACGATCCTGCTCCGGACGGTCGGCAAGGTCATTGGTACGCGCTAGCCCTCCATAGCCACAGCCGGTACTCGGACGGAAACCGGTCCGTCGCGCAACTGATCGCGATGGCCCGCGAGGCCGGCCTTGATGGCCTGGCCATCAGCGACCACAACACGCTGCGCCAGACCCAGGATCCGGCATTCCGTGACGATCGGCTCGTGCTCATTCCGGCGGTCGAGTGGACCAATCCCCGAGGACCGCATGCCGGCCTCCACGGTCTGACGGGCACGCGGCCAGTCGATCCGACGCTGGCGGCCGGTGCGCTGTTCGCCGCGGGGCGGGAGCGCGAGGCGACGATCGTCATCAACCATCCTGGCGAGCCGCACTACTCCTGGACCGACGAGGACCTGTCGGGCGCACACGGCGTCGAGATCTGGAACTTCGCCTGGGGCTTGCGTCCCGGCTTGTCCCTGCGGGCGGCGCAGCGGCCGATTCCCGCACACCGGAAGCGCTACGGCCTGCGCTACGCCGCGCTGACGCTCCACGCCCTCCTCTGGGACAAGAACGCCATCAGCCTTGCCTTCTGGCAACGCGCCCTCACCGCCGGCCACCGCCTCGCGCCGGTGGCGGCGAGCGACTTCCACTCGCGCCCTCAGCGGCTGGAGGCACCCTGCACGCTGGTGTGGGCCGCCTCCCCGGACCAGGAGGCGCTGCTGCGGGGGATCCGGGAGGGGCGGACCATCCTGACGGCCCGGCCCGGAGGGGCACGCGCCCTGCTCGACGCCGATCCTGACGGCGATGGAACCTTCGAGGCCATCGCGGGGGACACGGTACGACCGGGAGCCAGAGTGCGACTGCGAGTGCTGGGCGCGCGAGGCGCCGTGACGCGGATTTATGGGCCGAACGGCCTCCTCGGGCGGTTCCGGGTGACCGCCCGAGCCTGGAGCACGGAGTTCGCGCACTCCGGCGGCCGCTTCCTCTGGGCCCGAGTCGACGGCCGCCTGCCCGGCACGCTCCGGACCATCGCGGCGCCGCTCTATTTCGAGTAGTCCCTG from Candidatus Tanganyikabacteria bacterium encodes the following:
- a CDS encoding PilZ domain-containing protein, which translates into the protein MRREKIEVVSVREDQQIPGDRRKAPRASCEYTAEFVDPGTGLTVRGTVLDISQCGMRVRTMGPVRLRETENLRFYVWVNGSLLKLSGSIARQTLEGHLGVEFKIAGDSLKDRVQHTVREAAHRNLKMELRSTFVEDIPQPEEPTRRTVARSYMRGGAGIHESYAAAKALEQSVARKWIDRRIASHLND
- a CDS encoding CehA/McbA family metallohydrolase yields the protein MPEHDPAPDGRQGHWYALALHSHSRYSDGNRSVAQLIAMAREAGLDGLAISDHNTLRQTQDPAFRDDRLVLIPAVEWTNPRGPHAGLHGLTGTRPVDPTLAAGALFAAGREREATIVINHPGEPHYSWTDEDLSGAHGVEIWNFAWGLRPGLSLRAAQRPIPAHRKRYGLRYAALTLHALLWDKNAISLAFWQRALTAGHRLAPVAASDFHSRPQRLEAPCTLVWAASPDQEALLRGIREGRTILTARPGGARALLDADPDGDGTFEAIAGDTVRPGARVRLRVLGARGAVTRIYGPNGLLGRFRVTARAWSTEFAHSGGRFLWARVDGRLPGTLRTIAAPLYFE